The Actinomadura sp. WMMB 499 genome includes a window with the following:
- a CDS encoding helix-turn-helix transcriptional regulator, with protein MTTQHVAAGTAEPDTPVANGDRGESPAGCGVAASLGPGAREFLKALASEQRQQMLELFTGGVEITVGAVAERLGVAQPTASQQLAILRRGGLLTSRRVGKQVHYRIDSAAVDASLAELRTYLHACCPPP; from the coding sequence GTGACGACACAGCATGTGGCCGCAGGCACGGCAGAGCCGGATACACCGGTCGCGAACGGCGACCGGGGCGAGTCCCCGGCCGGGTGCGGTGTCGCCGCGTCGCTCGGCCCCGGGGCGCGCGAGTTCCTGAAGGCGCTGGCCAGCGAGCAGCGGCAGCAGATGCTGGAACTGTTCACCGGCGGCGTCGAGATCACCGTGGGCGCGGTCGCCGAACGGCTCGGCGTCGCGCAGCCGACGGCGTCCCAGCAGCTCGCGATCCTGCGCCGGGGCGGCCTGCTCACCTCCCGCCGGGTCGGCAAGCAGGTCCACTACCGCATCGACTCCGCCGCCGTCGACGCGTCCCTCGCCGAGCTGCGGACGTACCTGCACGCCTGCTGCCCGCCGCCGTAG